In Zunongwangia profunda SM-A87, the following proteins share a genomic window:
- a CDS encoding TonB-dependent receptor: MKHITFLALMALSLSAFSQSGLKGEIKNETNEPIAGASIYIEELQKGTTTNFDGFYKLQEVPPGNWKVTVKMLGYQTIEQIIEIGRDSLTTYSVNLQDTYGSLDEVVISASRNPEYLSEIPASVTVVNSEKLREFTKISSNINEILAYTVPGLAVSTGTFSNWGQTLRGRSLLVMVDGIPQSTPLRNGQLGIKSINPNDISRVEVIKGATSIFGNGGSGGFINYITKNPTTSEKLSGTTDIWGTSQLSNSQDALGYGVYQSFSGQFNKFSYYISGSIEHTGNKYDAEGIPLLPTYGLDNTDIYSTYGKLEYLLSSNQKITINGNLYKSLQDSPFIPVFANIQVFNDQGDYSLEPGYGIEGSIPGQEPTGSELINGRLKYNLNNIFSGTTDFETDLYYSKAKSIFFYSDKFEDGGQSVINSEKYGLRPNFNTQFNLYGDMNISLIYGLDLLRDKTNQGLLDGRLWVPNIELMSVAPYLQTTLKLDKKWAFKAGLRYDDLKMDIANYNTLPYSPKGDGNFNPSVSVQGGELAFDNLAFNMGVRYIEHQEFIPYISYSQGFSIADLGSILRSARAESIDNIQLEPAVTNNYEFGFISKFNNFRLEAVGYYSTSNLGTGVVFSDELNSFIPSEQPQKIFGGEVAIDYALPSNKLLIGTSYSYVEGLKNPNDDENNLSYVGGDVISAPKLTAYVTWKPTEQFNTSLNVMSLGDRNRFSPFQDGEGNYAFRHTEFPVNGYTLVNLTATYQIKSNIDVFLGINNLLNEYYLPARSQWAAPLRSFTTAGEGANARLGVTYNF, translated from the coding sequence ATGAAACACATTACTTTTCTCGCCTTAATGGCCTTAAGCCTCTCTGCTTTCTCCCAATCAGGATTAAAAGGGGAAATAAAAAATGAAACAAATGAACCTATTGCCGGTGCCTCTATTTATATCGAGGAATTACAAAAAGGAACTACTACAAATTTTGACGGGTTTTATAAACTCCAGGAGGTTCCCCCTGGAAACTGGAAGGTAACGGTCAAAATGTTGGGTTATCAAACTATAGAGCAAATTATAGAAATTGGACGAGATTCCTTAACAACCTATAGTGTGAACCTTCAGGATACGTATGGAAGTTTGGATGAAGTGGTGATTTCTGCAAGCAGGAACCCGGAATATCTTTCAGAAATTCCAGCTTCTGTTACTGTGGTGAACTCAGAAAAGCTGCGGGAATTTACTAAAATCTCCTCCAATATTAACGAGATTCTAGCATATACAGTGCCCGGTCTTGCTGTAAGCACAGGAACATTTTCCAATTGGGGACAAACATTAAGAGGTAGGTCATTACTCGTTATGGTAGATGGAATCCCTCAATCCACCCCGCTACGTAATGGACAATTGGGAATTAAAAGTATTAATCCTAACGATATAAGCAGAGTTGAAGTAATCAAAGGAGCTACTTCAATATTTGGAAATGGTGGTAGTGGAGGCTTTATCAATTATATCACCAAAAATCCAACCACTTCAGAAAAATTGAGCGGCACTACTGATATTTGGGGAACCTCCCAACTTTCCAATAGCCAAGATGCCTTGGGATATGGGGTATATCAATCCTTTTCCGGACAATTTAATAAGTTTAGTTACTATATAAGCGGAAGTATAGAACATACCGGGAATAAATACGATGCTGAAGGGATTCCCTTACTTCCTACTTATGGATTAGATAATACCGATATTTACAGCACGTATGGAAAACTGGAATATCTCCTTTCTTCTAATCAAAAAATAACCATTAACGGGAATCTTTATAAATCACTTCAGGATTCTCCTTTTATTCCGGTTTTTGCAAATATTCAGGTGTTTAATGACCAAGGGGATTACTCTTTAGAACCGGGTTATGGTATCGAAGGATCAATTCCTGGACAGGAACCAACTGGTTCCGAATTGATAAATGGGAGGTTAAAATACAATTTAAATAATATTTTCTCCGGTACCACAGATTTTGAAACCGATCTATATTATTCCAAAGCCAAAAGTATTTTCTTTTATTCTGATAAATTCGAAGACGGAGGGCAATCCGTGATCAATTCAGAAAAGTATGGCTTAAGACCTAATTTTAATACTCAGTTCAATTTGTATGGCGATATGAATATATCTCTGATCTATGGACTGGATCTTTTAAGGGATAAGACTAATCAGGGGCTGTTAGATGGAAGGCTTTGGGTGCCGAATATCGAACTGATGAGCGTAGCACCGTATTTACAAACCACTTTAAAACTAGATAAAAAATGGGCCTTTAAAGCTGGATTACGATACGATGATTTAAAAATGGATATTGCCAATTATAATACACTTCCCTATTCACCTAAAGGAGATGGTAACTTTAATCCTTCGGTCTCCGTTCAGGGCGGAGAGTTGGCGTTCGATAATCTGGCATTTAATATGGGAGTCCGGTATATTGAACATCAGGAATTCATTCCCTACATTAGTTATTCCCAGGGTTTCTCCATAGCTGATTTAGGTTCTATTTTAAGATCTGCAAGAGCTGAAAGTATAGACAACATTCAACTGGAGCCCGCAGTTACCAATAACTATGAATTCGGGTTTATTTCAAAATTTAATAATTTTCGTTTAGAGGCTGTAGGATACTACAGTACCTCTAATTTAGGTACTGGTGTTGTATTTAGTGATGAACTAAACTCGTTTATACCTTCTGAACAACCTCAGAAAATATTCGGTGGAGAGGTAGCAATAGATTATGCTCTCCCAAGCAATAAACTACTTATTGGGACTTCTTATTCGTATGTGGAAGGGCTTAAAAACCCAAACGATGATGAAAATAATTTAAGTTATGTTGGTGGTGATGTCATTTCTGCTCCAAAATTAACGGCTTATGTTACCTGGAAGCCAACAGAACAGTTTAATACTTCATTGAATGTTATGAGTTTAGGAGATCGAAACAGGTTTTCTCCTTTTCAGGATGGGGAAGGAAATTATGCTTTTAGGCATACGGAATTTCCTGTAAATGGATATACCCTGGTAAATCTAACGGCCACCTACCAAATTAAGAGTAATATTGATGTTTTCTTGGGTATCAATAACCTTCTTAATGAGTATTATTTACCGGCAAGATCTCAATGGGCGGCGCCATTAAGGTCTTTTACTACAGCTGGGGAGGGAGCGAATGCCCGTCTTGGTGTAACTTATAATTTTTAA
- a CDS encoding sigma-70 family RNA polymerase sigma factor — translation METQKVWHNFNEELFFFILKKVKNESATNDIFQNTFLKIHKKLHQLENDEKVRAWIFQIARNEIANYFNKESVYLPSVNLQNETALEKYQSICCFDKFVYELPDIYKKIIELIYIKGLKQKEAAEILEISLTNVKARTRRAKDILKQKFNECCKYEFDKDGKLIGESNCSICKS, via the coding sequence ATGGAGACTCAAAAAGTTTGGCACAATTTCAATGAAGAGTTATTCTTCTTTATTCTCAAAAAAGTAAAAAATGAAAGTGCTACAAATGATATTTTTCAAAATACATTTTTAAAAATCCATAAAAAATTACATCAACTTGAGAATGATGAAAAAGTAAGAGCCTGGATTTTTCAAATTGCTCGAAACGAGATAGCAAACTACTTCAATAAAGAATCTGTTTATTTACCGAGTGTTAATTTACAGAATGAAACTGCTTTAGAAAAATATCAGTCAATATGCTGTTTTGATAAATTCGTATATGAACTACCAGATATTTATAAAAAGATAATTGAATTGATTTATATCAAAGGACTAAAACAAAAGGAAGCGGCTGAAATCTTAGAAATAAGTCTTACAAATGTCAAGGCTAGAACACGAAGAGCTAAAGATATTTTAAAACAAAAATTCAATGAATGTTGTAAATACGAGTTTGATAAAGATGGCAAATTAATTGGAGAATCCAATTGCTCTATTTGTAAATCATAA
- a CDS encoding QcrA and Rieske domain-containing protein, whose translation MMKRKKFIQTLSSVAITIPSLGFLHSCSGIYYATAKEEVDKLTIAKHEFILEKNNKVSKREFVLIQNNKYRFPICLYKVGEDYIASLLKCTHRGCELNVGGGIYSCPCHGSQFSNEGTVLQGPAEQKLKTFPTKTDDENIYILFS comes from the coding sequence ATGATGAAAAGAAAAAAATTTATCCAAACCCTTTCCTCTGTTGCTATAACAATACCAAGTTTAGGTTTTTTACATTCATGCAGTGGAATTTACTATGCTACAGCAAAGGAAGAGGTAGATAAGTTAACCATAGCGAAGCATGAGTTTATTCTTGAAAAAAATAACAAGGTGTCTAAAAGAGAGTTTGTCCTTATACAAAATAACAAATACAGATTCCCTATTTGTCTATATAAAGTTGGTGAAGACTATATAGCTTCCTTACTAAAATGCACTCATCGAGGGTGCGAGCTTAATGTTGGTGGGGGTATCTATAGTTGTCCTTGCCATGGAAGCCAATTTTCCAATGAAGGAACCGTATTACAAGGACCTGCTGAACAAAAACTAAAAACATTTCCAACGAAAACAGACGATGAAAACATCTATATTTTATTCTCCTAA
- a CDS encoding di-heme oxidoredictase family protein has product MKIEWLSLIIFIAFFTSCEKLADEYGPVPPKENELLDGPVEGLSVEEQIQFLNGDIAFNDEVFTAETGLGPVFVGTSCVSCHSGDGKGHPFNQFIRFGQSDTLGNPFADFGDGKNQLQNKAIQGFQPEKLPPGAPFTTLVAPAVTGLGFLDAVPDESILSLADPYDENGDGISGRAHFAYPPEYVQIRPNSISRGGKYIFRFGKKAISYDLLHQTVGAYNQDIGITSLFEPIDPYSGLEEDPEISTQVVNEVVFYLKTLKAPIPRNQNDPDVVSGKQIFSRIQCAACHTPSMKTGYSPIEALSNKGFHPYTDLLLHDMGPGLDDGYTEGFAETSEWRTPPLWGIGLSENSQGGGLFLLHDGRARSIEEAILMHGGEAKNSRDEFNALSNQEKKQLLEFINSL; this is encoded by the coding sequence ATGAAAATAGAATGGTTAAGTCTAATTATTTTTATCGCTTTTTTTACATCCTGTGAAAAATTAGCTGATGAATATGGTCCTGTTCCTCCAAAGGAAAATGAACTTCTTGATGGCCCTGTAGAAGGATTATCAGTTGAAGAGCAGATTCAGTTCTTGAATGGGGATATAGCGTTCAATGATGAAGTATTTACCGCAGAAACTGGACTCGGCCCCGTTTTCGTAGGTACTAGCTGTGTTAGTTGTCATTCTGGGGATGGTAAAGGTCACCCGTTTAATCAATTTATAAGATTCGGTCAAAGTGATACTTTAGGAAATCCTTTTGCAGACTTTGGGGATGGTAAAAATCAATTACAGAATAAAGCAATTCAGGGGTTTCAGCCTGAAAAGCTACCTCCAGGAGCACCCTTCACAACCTTGGTTGCGCCTGCGGTCACAGGATTAGGTTTTTTGGATGCTGTTCCAGATGAAAGTATACTTTCTCTAGCCGATCCTTATGATGAGAATGGCGACGGAATAAGTGGTAGAGCTCATTTCGCATATCCTCCTGAATATGTTCAAATTCGGCCAAATAGTATTTCACGTGGAGGTAAATATATTTTTAGGTTTGGTAAAAAGGCAATTAGTTATGACTTATTGCATCAAACAGTAGGTGCGTATAATCAAGATATAGGTATTACATCATTATTTGAACCTATAGATCCTTATAGCGGGCTGGAAGAGGACCCGGAAATCAGTACTCAGGTAGTTAACGAGGTGGTTTTTTATTTAAAAACCTTAAAAGCTCCGATACCTCGAAATCAAAATGATCCTGATGTTGTATCTGGCAAACAAATTTTTTCCCGAATTCAATGTGCTGCCTGCCATACCCCAAGCATGAAAACGGGATATTCGCCTATCGAAGCACTATCTAATAAAGGATTTCATCCCTATACAGATTTACTACTTCATGATATGGGTCCTGGTCTGGACGATGGATATACCGAAGGTTTTGCTGAAACATCCGAATGGAGAACCCCTCCGCTATGGGGAATTGGCCTTTCTGAAAACTCACAAGGAGGAGGTTTGTTTCTTTTACATGATGGCAGGGCAAGAAGTATTGAGGAAGCCATTTTGATGCATGGCGGTGAAGCCAAAAATTCAAGGGATGAGTTCAATGCCCTATCGAATCAGGAAAAAAAGCAACTACTTGAATTTATAAATTCATTATGA
- a CDS encoding universal stress protein, with the protein MKIIVPIDFSQSSKIGVEYAIKVAESLNSEIIFVHAYSEGYQYAGYGAIVYPVPDNFSSYQKLYKEKMLEFLENFPRLATIKYKSMVAPGRPSDIIYQLATEEKAGLIIMGTEGAGEVEGYLAGTTSEKVSKDVPCPVLVVPEDLETFGLKRICLALDSDNLKPDRELKVLADLLKAFNARLFIFHFAKSKDEVIKEQEIKNYYEEFFNLQNISVHLFSEGKTEDKITGFLKDNAIDILALLYRKHAFIEKLTELGLRRKMIFKSEVPVLILK; encoded by the coding sequence ATGAAAATAATAGTTCCGATTGATTTTAGTCAAAGTTCCAAAATTGGAGTTGAGTATGCCATAAAGGTGGCCGAATCTTTAAATTCAGAAATTATCTTTGTTCATGCCTATTCTGAAGGTTATCAATATGCCGGATACGGGGCTATAGTTTATCCGGTTCCCGACAACTTTAGTTCTTATCAGAAATTGTACAAAGAAAAAATGCTGGAATTTCTCGAAAATTTTCCACGTCTGGCGACAATAAAATATAAGAGTATGGTAGCCCCAGGAAGACCTTCAGATATAATTTATCAATTAGCAACAGAAGAAAAAGCAGGTTTGATAATTATGGGGACAGAAGGTGCAGGTGAGGTAGAAGGTTACCTTGCAGGAACTACCAGTGAAAAAGTGAGCAAGGATGTACCCTGCCCTGTGCTGGTTGTACCTGAAGATTTAGAAACTTTTGGTTTAAAAAGAATTTGTCTGGCGCTGGATTCAGATAATCTGAAACCTGATAGGGAACTAAAGGTTCTGGCTGATCTATTAAAGGCATTTAACGCGCGCCTTTTTATATTTCATTTTGCTAAAAGTAAAGATGAAGTTATTAAAGAACAGGAGATAAAAAACTATTATGAGGAGTTTTTTAATCTACAGAATATTTCTGTTCACCTTTTTTCCGAAGGGAAAACTGAAGATAAAATAACCGGTTTTTTGAAAGATAATGCCATAGATATTTTGGCGCTACTTTACAGGAAACATGCCTTTATAGAAAAACTAACTGAACTGGGGCTGAGACGGAAAATGATTTTCAAATCAGAAGTTCCTGTACTTATTTTAAAATGA
- a CDS encoding SpoIIAA family protein has translation MLQIIEISGDNIIATRASGDLSEMDIEKVHPIIHAILDKGLNVRWYFEMENFTGWDFPGLWEDLKMDTAHAKDYEKIAMVGDKKWQDWITKFMKPFTNAEVKYFDLEEKEIAKKWIKQ, from the coding sequence ATGTTACAAATTATAGAGATTTCAGGAGATAATATTATTGCAACCAGAGCATCGGGAGATTTATCCGAAATGGATATTGAGAAGGTACATCCCATTATTCATGCTATTTTGGACAAAGGATTAAACGTACGCTGGTATTTTGAAATGGAGAATTTTACCGGCTGGGATTTTCCAGGCCTGTGGGAAGATCTAAAAATGGATACTGCCCACGCAAAAGATTATGAAAAAATCGCCATGGTAGGTGATAAAAAATGGCAGGACTGGATTACAAAGTTCATGAAACCTTTTACCAATGCTGAAGTAAAATATTTTGACTTAGAGGAAAAGGAGATTGCCAAAAAGTGGATTAAACAATAA
- a CDS encoding APC family permease, giving the protein MAELKKSLGTLRLTFYGVGTIVGAGIYTVIGAAAGQAGTDLWLSFIFAAIAASVSAMSYAELSSTYPNAGAEFIFVRKAFPKIDIPSFLTGWTIAFHSSATIAAVLLAFSGYFNTFFNIPSLLVSYAVLLILAFISITGIKKSSTANIIMVSIQLLGLFILIAVGLLETGPPKSEFFKVESFSGTLAATATLFFVYTGFEHMAALGSEVKNPGKTIPRAFLLTMVFTTIIYLLISFTVLNISDPAEIAKVNSPLSLAASNLNSWLPVALAVAALFATANAAFSGIISISRLLFGMASVGELPKFMTKTNAQKVPWVTTLVVMAAVAAFLLLGDIKIVAGMSSLGALLVFVAVNIALIVLRYKAPDKERPFKVPLSIGKVPILPILAIIISLSLVVQFNWQVYVAFVGAIIVGIVLDYFLDKKSKNEMDPEKEKELFNH; this is encoded by the coding sequence ATGGCAGAATTAAAAAAATCTCTGGGTACTCTTCGCCTTACTTTTTATGGTGTAGGTACCATTGTTGGTGCTGGAATATATACTGTAATTGGTGCAGCCGCTGGACAGGCGGGAACAGACCTTTGGTTGAGTTTTATTTTTGCCGCCATTGCGGCCAGTGTCTCGGCAATGTCGTATGCAGAGCTGTCCTCTACCTATCCTAATGCCGGTGCAGAATTCATTTTTGTACGGAAAGCTTTTCCAAAAATCGACATTCCATCTTTTCTAACAGGTTGGACGATTGCATTTCACAGTTCGGCCACCATCGCCGCGGTGCTACTTGCTTTTTCAGGGTATTTCAATACGTTTTTTAACATCCCTTCCTTACTGGTTAGCTATGCTGTGCTACTGATTCTTGCATTTATAAGCATTACGGGCATCAAAAAATCATCTACCGCCAATATCATTATGGTCAGTATTCAGCTATTGGGATTGTTTATTCTTATTGCGGTCGGACTTTTGGAAACAGGACCACCAAAATCAGAATTTTTTAAAGTGGAGTCCTTTTCCGGCACCCTGGCAGCGACTGCTACCTTATTTTTTGTTTATACCGGCTTTGAGCATATGGCAGCATTGGGTTCCGAGGTAAAAAATCCGGGCAAGACGATTCCGAGGGCATTTTTATTGACAATGGTGTTTACCACAATTATATACCTACTAATATCTTTTACGGTACTCAATATAAGTGACCCCGCAGAAATAGCAAAGGTAAATTCCCCATTGTCGCTGGCCGCTTCAAATTTAAATTCCTGGTTGCCCGTAGCCCTGGCAGTTGCGGCACTTTTTGCTACGGCTAATGCGGCTTTTAGTGGCATTATTTCCATTAGCAGGTTGCTTTTCGGTATGGCAAGCGTGGGCGAGCTTCCAAAATTTATGACCAAGACCAATGCACAGAAAGTACCCTGGGTAACTACACTGGTGGTTATGGCTGCGGTAGCGGCATTTTTGTTATTGGGAGATATTAAAATTGTCGCAGGAATGTCCTCTTTAGGGGCGTTACTCGTTTTTGTAGCTGTGAATATTGCACTCATCGTTTTGCGTTATAAAGCACCTGACAAAGAAAGACCTTTTAAAGTTCCCCTTTCCATAGGGAAAGTACCTATCCTACCCATTTTGGCCATAATTATTAGCCTGTCTCTGGTAGTTCAGTTTAACTGGCAGGTGTATGTTGCTTTTGTGGGAGCAATTATAGTGGGCATCGTGCTGGATTATTTTTTGGACAAAAAGTCAAAGAATGAGATGGATCCCGAAAAAGAAAAAGAACTGTTCAACCATTAA
- a CDS encoding sodium:calcium antiporter, which yields MNAWLWVVVLGLAAWAAHWGADQLLTPLKMLRKQWGLTASAGAAFLAIVTASPEVAINITSAARGVSDIGLGNLLGSNIISIPLMVTIAYFASRRKFKNNKEHQKHLDANLLALNKRSVSVLSIPYLVIIGLVAILTLPKAWRGLQPIDGWIMLAAYAAFLTHAIIKGREKGQKVEWDKKKIWLSVAGALAIAVGAFFIVKATENIVSALNISEIVGGLFITGIMTTAPEIFKTWSVVKGGEVTAGTTSVIADNAVTMTVAFFPLALVTTPIEDFQLFWVNLAFVGLMPLLYSVFVHQSKELHGFSRWQIFVFDAAYIVYLLTMVFFVLKLF from the coding sequence ATGAACGCTTGGCTTTGGGTAGTAGTATTGGGATTGGCAGCTTGGGCTGCCCATTGGGGTGCTGATCAACTCCTTACCCCTTTAAAGATGCTGCGCAAACAATGGGGGCTTACTGCTTCTGCAGGGGCAGCTTTCCTGGCTATTGTAACAGCGAGCCCTGAAGTGGCGATAAATATTACGAGCGCCGCCCGTGGGGTATCTGATATCGGGTTGGGGAATTTGCTTGGTTCCAATATCATTTCCATTCCGCTCATGGTAACCATTGCATACTTTGCTTCCAGAAGAAAGTTTAAAAACAATAAGGAGCATCAAAAACATTTGGATGCCAACCTGCTGGCCCTGAACAAACGTTCCGTCTCGGTATTATCTATCCCCTATCTGGTAATTATCGGGTTGGTGGCTATATTAACGCTTCCCAAAGCCTGGCGTGGATTACAACCCATTGATGGGTGGATCATGCTGGCTGCCTATGCGGCTTTTTTAACGCATGCCATTATAAAAGGCAGGGAAAAGGGTCAGAAGGTAGAATGGGATAAAAAGAAAATATGGCTTTCGGTTGCAGGGGCCCTGGCCATAGCCGTGGGGGCTTTTTTTATTGTAAAAGCTACCGAAAATATTGTTTCGGCACTGAATATTTCCGAAATTGTTGGAGGGTTGTTTATCACCGGAATTATGACTACCGCCCCTGAAATATTCAAAACATGGAGTGTGGTAAAGGGAGGTGAAGTGACTGCGGGTACCACCAGTGTGATTGCAGATAATGCCGTTACCATGACAGTGGCATTTTTCCCCCTGGCACTGGTAACGACCCCAATCGAAGATTTCCAGTTGTTTTGGGTCAACCTGGCTTTTGTAGGACTGATGCCGCTTTTATATTCAGTATTTGTCCATCAAAGCAAGGAACTTCACGGGTTCAGCAGATGGCAGATATTCGTTTTCGATGCAGCGTATATTGTATATCTTTTAACTATGGTGTTTTTTGTTCTAAAACTATTTTAA
- a CDS encoding lipoprotein signal peptidase, whose amino-acid sequence MNKSSVALLILLLLVIDQAIKIYVKTHFYYGEEYFVFGLDWFRLHFLENAGMAWGFKFGEGYLAKFVLILFRFVAVIWGTFYIKKMIREGYAKVFIICAAFIYAGALGNLIDGAFYGLIFEKSDPALRNIAEIFSSGGGYAGFLNGNVVDMWYFPIIDTRLPEWLPLWGGNEFTFFDPVFNTADVWISTGVILLLIFQSQQKKDQKISDKKKLKYTESNRTIIKID is encoded by the coding sequence ATGAATAAAAGTAGTGTAGCATTATTAATTTTACTGTTGTTGGTAATAGACCAGGCCATAAAGATTTATGTGAAGACCCATTTTTATTATGGCGAGGAATATTTTGTGTTTGGCCTGGATTGGTTTCGCTTACATTTTTTGGAGAATGCCGGCATGGCCTGGGGCTTTAAATTTGGCGAAGGTTATCTGGCCAAATTTGTTTTAATACTATTTCGCTTCGTAGCCGTTATTTGGGGGACCTTTTATATCAAAAAGATGATACGTGAAGGATATGCAAAAGTCTTTATAATCTGTGCCGCATTTATATACGCAGGTGCATTGGGCAATTTGATTGACGGTGCATTTTACGGACTGATTTTTGAAAAAAGTGATCCCGCACTTCGCAATATTGCAGAAATATTCTCCTCAGGCGGTGGTTATGCCGGATTTTTAAATGGCAATGTGGTGGATATGTGGTACTTCCCTATTATTGATACAAGGCTTCCGGAATGGCTGCCATTATGGGGAGGTAATGAATTTACTTTTTTCGACCCTGTATTCAATACCGCAGATGTTTGGATTAGCACGGGAGTGATTTTACTCCTGATCTTTCAAAGCCAACAAAAAAAAGACCAGAAAATATCGGATAAGAAAAAGTTGAAATATACTGAAAGTAACAGGACAATTATAAAAATCGATTAG
- a CDS encoding cation transporter, whose product MNKSTFIVSQMDCPSEEQMIRMKLESYAQVKYLDFDIPNRKLEVYHLEGNEEIKASISELKLGDKFMGTEEAEPPVIEDQSKQKTILWWVLGINFGFFIIEMTTGWISSSMGLIADSLDMLADSIVYALSLFAVGGAISRKKKVAKFSGYFQIALATLGFAEVLRRFFTSSETPMFEWMIIVSILALLGNLISLWLINKAKSKEAHMQASAIFTSNDIIVNGGVILAGVLVYFLDSKWPDLVIGGIVFTFVMRGAIRILKLSK is encoded by the coding sequence ATGAACAAAAGTACTTTTATAGTAAGTCAAATGGACTGTCCTTCAGAAGAACAGATGATCCGGATGAAATTGGAATCTTATGCTCAAGTGAAATATTTGGATTTTGATATACCCAATCGAAAACTTGAAGTATATCACCTTGAAGGGAATGAGGAAATCAAAGCCTCGATTTCAGAATTAAAATTAGGTGATAAATTTATGGGGACCGAAGAAGCCGAGCCTCCCGTAATAGAAGACCAATCCAAACAGAAAACAATCCTTTGGTGGGTCCTGGGGATAAATTTCGGCTTTTTCATTATCGAAATGACCACGGGGTGGATTTCTTCTTCTATGGGCCTAATTGCAGATTCTTTGGATATGCTGGCAGATTCGATAGTATATGCGCTAAGTTTATTTGCAGTAGGTGGTGCCATTTCCAGAAAAAAGAAGGTGGCAAAATTCAGCGGCTACTTTCAAATTGCATTGGCAACACTTGGTTTTGCAGAGGTATTAAGAAGGTTTTTTACAAGTAGTGAAACACCAATGTTCGAATGGATGATCATAGTTTCCATTTTAGCCTTACTGGGGAACCTTATTTCGCTCTGGTTGATAAATAAGGCCAAAAGTAAGGAGGCGCATATGCAGGCCAGTGCTATTTTTACGTCCAATGATATCATCGTAAACGGCGGGGTGATACTGGCCGGGGTGCTGGTCTATTTTCTGGATAGCAAATGGCCCGATTTGGTAATTGGCGGCATCGTTTTCACGTTTGTAATGCGGGGCGCCATAAGAATTTTAAAATTATCTAAATAA